The sequence CTCTGGCCTTTAAGCTTCCTTCTGGATCGGCAGCCCAGTGCTGCCCTGCTGACCAGCAGCCACGGCTGGGCCCTGTAGGCACCACGGTAGAAAACTGGGAGTAGCCAGCTTTGTGTCCTGGCTTGGCTCTCAGGCGTTGATGTCCCGGGAGTCTTTGATATCCAGAGGTGAAATGGGGTGTGGGGTCATGTGGATGCCGGTACAGTGCCCACCACACAGCAGAGGCTCAGTAAATGCTGGCTGGTACTATTTACCTTGCTGAGGCAGCCTGGGTCCCTGGCTGGGTCCCAATAGAAAAAGGAACTTGTGGAGGTACCCTGGAGCCTCTAAGCTCACCCCCAGGGTTCAACAGGGTAACAAATGCATGCCAGGATTAAATGAGGAGAGGGGTCTGTGCACACAGCCATGGAGCCTGCTATGGAGCTGGTGCTCTGTGACAGTGGCGGTCATGCTGTTCCTTTTGCGGTTTCCTCCTTCAGTCAGGATGGTCCAGGGAGCGGAGGAGAGGGTTGAGGAGGCCGTGCCCAGTGGCCTGAGCTGGCGGAGAGGATGTGAGGAAGGAAGCTGCAAGAGCCAGGCAGGGCTGGCGAGGTGGCCGAGCTAGGCTTGTGGAAAAAGGAACGAAAGTGCTCGGCGGCAGCGGTATCCATGCTGGAAAAGCTGCTTGGCTGGAGGTGGTAGGACCAGCTCAGGGGACTGCTAGAGCAGGAAGGGTCACACCTAGGCCTGATGAGGGTggttttttcctcccctcttccccataCTCCCCTTGGAGCTCTGGGGAGGAAGCTGAGAGCTGGGCCAGGCAGGGAGCACCCTCAGGCTGGTGTTCCTGCCCCAGGGGGCTCTACCACTCACGGTGACCTTGCACAGGTCACTGCCATCTTCAGGTTTGTCTGCCCATCGGGGAAGTAGGGGAGCTGGAGTCTTTTTACTCCAATGGTCTTTAACTCCAGTTAGAAGACATGGAtcgtctgttttctttccttcccaaaaGGTGATTGATTCAATCCCTCAGTCCTTTACTAAGCCGGTGATGTCCATGacccattcattaaaaaaatgcatggagcACCTTTTGTGGGTCAGGTCCAAGGCATCCACACCAATCACACCAATCCCTGTTAGCTCTGAGCTCCCCACCTGGCAGATCCTACACAGACTTCCAAAATCAGGGGCCAAATTATGAGAAAGGGAGCACTGGGGCGGTGAGAGCCCGGAGGAGGTCCCACCTGCCTAGCTCAGAACACCAAACACCAAGTTTCCCTGCAGACctgggcagagaggggcagggatggCCAGCACGGGGAACAGCAGGGAGGAGGCTCAGAGGTAGGGGTGTGAGAGCACAAAGGGCAGCAGTCAGCTGTGCTCAGTGTGTATGGGCTGGGTTTGAGTGGGTTGGGAGGACAGAGGACAGGTCAGCAAGGGCTAGGGACAGCCTTGAACCCTGCTGAGTATCCTGGATTTTGCCCAGGAATGGTGGAAGCAAAGAGTACCCCGTAGTAGGGGTTTTCTTTTAGCAGTTGCCAGAGGTTAGGCAGGTGGAGGGGTCAGAAGGGGTCAATGGGTACAGAGAGCCCAGGGCCGGAGTGGGCTCTCTGTGGTGTGGAGTGATTGTGGAAGTCAGACCCTTTCCTGGGAAAGGCTGGATTCCTGGGGTCTTCAAAAAGGTGAGAGGGAGACTGTATTTGCACAGAAAAAACAGATCAGGCTCCAGAAGGCACATGTGCTAGAAGGACAAAGTGGGCCTTCTGTTGTGAAAAGATATGGGTTCAAACCTCAGCCCAGCTCCTCCTCAACTGGGTGACCCTGGAGCCCCCCTACCCAATATAAGCTTGGGTTTCTGAGCAGAGGGGTGATCATATTTCATGGGCTTGCTTTTGTGAGGCTCCAGTATGACCATGGGCCTGAACGTGCTAAATAAATGTGAAAGGCTGAGTGCGTGCGGGGGGAGGGTGCTGCTTTCCGGACAAAAAGCCCAGAGTAGTAATGTGATTTGGTGAGGCCCACGCAGCAAAACCATAGTCTTGTCACTGAAGAATGGCCATCTTTCCCCTGCTACCCACCCCTGCTCCCATCTCCAGGGGCCAATCTGGACAAGGCCATGGAGGACCAGACCACTGATGGAGGTGGGGCAGGTGACAGCAGCAGAAAGGAGGGCTCGTCTGGGGGATATGCAGTGAGAAAGGCAGACACTGGGACCTAGAGCTCTGCCTCGTGGAATGAGGGCTGGAATGAGGTCTGAGGGTAGGAGGCCAAAATAAAAACTGGTGAGAGGAGTGTAAATTGCATTTTGGAACCTCTCTCCCCAGATGGCTTCTGGTGTAACAGCCGCTGGACAAATTTAACTATCTAGGCCCATAAAAGGAACCCAGGTTGTGAACCAGGAGGCCCTGGGTTCCAGCTCGGCCCTGCTGTTCACTGGCTTGGGATCCCTCTGGGATGTATATGGCTCAGTTTCCTGTGAAATGGGGTCAAGGCAGTATAGGGTATTTTGTGAGTTCATTTGTCCTCATATCTGTCTGTCCTTTCTGTGCCTGTGTATTCATGAAACTTCCTTATGTCCCTCTCTGATGCCCAGCGCCGTCCCGAGTGCCAGAGATGGGGACAGGGAGCAAGACAGGGATGGTCCAGATGTGGGAGGGTTGAGCTGGGACAGGGGAAGAATGTGCATCTGGGAGCCACAGGAGAAGCCTTGCTAAGCCTGgctggagttggggaggggctCGAGGCATCCTTCCTAGAAGGTGTGCCTGGTTCCACCCCCTGCTGTACCCACTCACACccactgctctccctgctgtCCCCAACACACCCCAGGTCGACAAGGAGGTATCGTGCCAGGCTCTTGGCCTGCTCCAGGTCCCGTCGATGCTCCCGCGGGACATCGAGGCCCTCGACCTATCTGGAAACCACCTGCGGAGCATCCTGGCCTCCCCCCTGGGCTTCTACACGGCACTTCGCCAGCTGGACCTGAGCACCAATGAGATCAGCTTCATCCAGACGGGGGTCTTCCAGGCTCTGCCCCACCTGGAGCACCTCAACCTGGCCCATAACCACTTGGCGGCGGGTACCGTGCTGAGCACCCCTGGCCTGGGCCCCCTGCCTCGTGTGACCTCCCTGGACCTGTCCGGGAACAGCCTGTACAGTGGCCTGGTGGAGCGGCTGCTGGGGGAGGCGCCCGCCCTGCGCGCCCTCTCGCTGGCGCAGAACAGCCTCACGCGCCTGGGCCGCCGCACCTTCTGGGGCACGCCCGCGCTGGAGCGGCTGGACCTCCACAGCAACGTGCTCATGGACATTGAGGACGGAGCTTTCGAGGCCCTGCCCCACCTGGCCCACCTGAATCTCTCCAGGAACTCCCTCACCTGCATCTCCGACTTCAGCCTCCAGCAGCTGCGTGTGCTCGACCTGAGCTGCAACAGCATCGAGGCCTTTCAGACGGCCCCAGACCCGCAGGCTGAGTATCAGCTGGCCTGGCTTGACCTGCGGGAGAACAAACTGCTCCACTTCCCAGACCTGGCCTCGCTTCCCAGACTCCTCTACCTGAACGTGTCCAACAACCTCATCCGGCTCCCGACGGGGCTGGCCCAGGGCGGCGAGGGCATCCACGCACCTTCTGAGGGGTGGTCGGCCCTGCCCTTCTCCAACCCCAGCCGGAATGCCAGCGGCCAtgccctctcccagctcctgaaTCTGGATTTGAGCTACAATGAGATTGAGCTGGTCCCCGAGGGCTTTCTTGAGCCCCTGACCTCCCTTCGCTTCCTGAATCTCAGCCGGAACTGCCTGCGAGCCTTTGTGGGGCTGCGTGCCGGCTTCCTGCCTTGCCTCGTGCACCTGGATGTGAGCCACAATGCGCTGGCGACGCTGGCGCTGGGCACCAGAGCCCTGGGGTCCCTGCGGACGCTGCTTCTCCAGGACAACGCCCTGCAGGACCTGCCCCCATACACTTTCACCGGCCTGGCCAGTTTGCAGAGGCTGAACCTTCAGGGAAACCAGGTCAGGCCTTGTGGGGGGCCGGCGGGGCCTGGGCCCCTGGGCTGTGTGGCCTTCTCTGGCCTGTCCTCCCTCCGCATCCTGAACCTGGTGGGCAATGGGATGGAACGACTTCAGGCTGGTGCCTTCCTCCACACGCCACTTACTGAGCTGGACCTGTCAGGGAACCCGGGGCTGGATGTGGTCTCGGGAGCCCTGGCAGGCCTGGAGGCCTCCTTGGAGGTCCTGGCCCTGCAAGGCAATGGGCTGGCTGTCCTCCAAGTGGACCTGCCCTTCTTCAGCTGCCTTAAGCGTCTCAACCTGGCTGAGAATCGCCTGAGCCACCTGCCGGCCTGGACACAGGCTGTGTCCCTGGAGGTGCTGGACCTGAGGAACAACAGCTTCAGCCTTCTGCCGGGCAGTGCCATGGGAGGCCTGGAGTCCAGCCTGCGGCGCCTCTATCTGCAGGGCAACCCACTAAGCTGTTGCGGCaatggctggctggctgcccaGCTGCACCGGGGCCGTGTGGACGTGGACGTGACCCAGGACCTGACCTGCCGCTTCGGCTCCCAGGAGGAGGTAGCCCTGAGCCACGTGCGCCCCGAGGACTGTGAGAAGGGAGGACTCAAGAACATCAACCTCATCATCATTCTCACCTTTGCGCTGGTCTCGGCCATCCTCCTCACCACCCTGGCCACCTGTTGCTGTGTCCGCCGGCAAAAGTTCAACCAACAGTACAAAGCCTAGAGAACCCAGGGGGCTGCAGAGTGGCGCAGTGGGGAGACCTTCTGGGTCAGCCGGGGAGCCAGAGGCCCAGACAGGGGTGgggactggcccaaggtcacatggtgaGCCAGGGTCAGGGAATGGTAGTCTCTCCatcccagcccagggctcctcTCCTCATGTCCCGCAGTCATGGTGGACAGCCCACATCCCAGGCCACACGTGGGGTCCAGCCATGGGGGCCAGAAGTTGGGCACTTTCAGGAGCGACAGAGAATAAGGCTGACCTGTTCGATCAGCAGATCTCTGCCAGGCATCTGTTCCATGCCACATCCAGCTCCAGGCGCTGGGGATGCCGGTGAAGGAGACACACCCTGCCCTCGAGGGCTCCAAGTTCTGGCAGGGAGCTGCTTGTGGAGCCACATGGTGACCACACAGGGTGGGAGGCCAGGGCTCTGGGGCACTGCAGCCCCCCAGCTGGCTGGGGAGTGGAGGGTCTCACCCCTGCCAGGGCCAGAGTGCAGGAGGGACAAGACCAGGAAGACTCACCTGAAATGCATCCAAGCAGACCATTGGTTACATCTTCCCGTAATGACTTTCAGCTTCTCTGGAGCATGAAGAGCTCATGGGTGGAAGGGAACCAGAGGCCCACGAGTAGGTCTTGGATCTGGCTCTGTGGCTGCAGCAGCTCCCATGGAGCCTGGAGTTCCCACCCCAGTGCTGGACCATTCCATTTCCGGCTCCCACAGGCTCTTTCCCTGCTCAGCACTCCCAGGGTGCAGATACTCACCCCAGTACTGCTCTaggcccccacctccctccacagGCACCCTGTTTGTCCCCAGCACCCACACCCTGGCTGGTGAACCAGGAGTTAGAACCTTAGGTCTCCGGTTCTGTTTTACACCTGGCTTGCTGGAGGTGGGGACATGTCTGTGTCTTTATGAGGTTGCTCAGAGGTTGCTATTTAACCCATTTTACGGAAACTCCCAAACTCTCCCTTCAGGGTCCTCCAGCCAAGAAATGCCAGACCTGAGATTCAGACTCAGCTCCTCCCGTCTCCTCTGCCTGACCTTTGCCACTGTGGGGTGGACAGGAAATGGCTCCATGTCGAGGGAGCAGGGCCTGGGAGCATCCTTTGGGGCACATGTccacccacccctctccctcctctcttcccggCAGGCAGTCCCAGGctgccttctctgcctcagtttcccttatTCCCTTCTTTGCAGGCTGGTGTGTGCTCacctttttctcttgctcttgcGTTCCCTGTTCATTGAGCAAGAGCCTGGAGTTTGAGAACATGGAGGCCAACCTCGCCCATTgcacagatagggaaactgaggctgaggaagAGACTGGAACTTAGAGATTCACAAGCCAGTGGCAAAGCCCATGACTAAAGTGGATTCAGAGCTCATTGCAGGTGTGAAGGGGACTTGGGGGCTGGACCTGAGTGATGTCCTTCTCGCTCAGCTGTCCTATCACAAGATAATTCTGGCTCCAAACACTTTTGGGTCCTCGTCATGCAGGGACTTTTTCCACCCTGCAAGAGTGGGTAGAAAAACCCATCTAGATATAACTCCCTTTTCCTCATGCCCTTGGAATCATGGCCTGTCCAGGAAGCCCGGGGTCAGCCCAAGTCCCTCTGTTGTTGTCTTCACTATCTTACCCATGCTTGGCCCATGGTCTGGCTCATGGTGGTGCTCGGTAAAGTTTGAGACAATGAAaacacccctctctctgccccattttatagacgagaaaaccgaggcccagagagggtcaAGGACTCAGGGAGTCAGTGGCAGAGCCGAGGCTAGAAGCTGGTGTCCTGGCCTCAGCCTAGGGCCCTGGTGGCGTGTGGGGCAGCCAGGTGGACCCAGTCCTGGTTGGGATCACAACCACAGGTGCTCACTGCACAGAAACACTCTTCCTCAGGCCTGGAGGGCAAGGTGTGGGCCCCTTCAGGCCTGATTTCTGAAAACACTACACAATGCTGCTCTCACCTCCAGGAGCCAGGCCACAATGCCCGCCTGGGGACCAGCTCTTTGTATAACCCACatgaatgtattaaaatataattttggagAAACAGTGTGGCCTGCCAGCCTCCTCCTTGCTGTGGACCATGGGCATCATTGCACCCACTTGAACTCCTTCTGCTTCCATCATAGTTTTTAAATCCTCAAGGCAAACTCCACTGAGGGGAGACGGAGGCTCTGGGTCCTCACCACCCTTGACCTTGGGGCCTCAGCCCTCATTCCCTGGCCACACTTCTGACCCTCGCCTTCAACAAGCccgaacccccctcccccagccctttcTTCTTGCGCAGCTcctgctctcacttctctctctgcttagcCCCTTGCCTCATGGCAGAGGCCGTGTTGTCTGTCCTGCCCACCCTCTGGGACCTCCCTCTGcagcctctcttctctcttcacgTCTCCCTTTCACACCGTGGCTGTGCTGAAGTTTTGGCTGtctgaaaaatagtaaaaagactCTTACACCgctttgcctttccttttccttcgTGGGCAAACTTCCTAATGAAGcagccctctcctcctcccctcctcccctccattctCAGCTCACCCCAGGTGCCTttgccctccctgctcccccacccccacactgccCAGGCTGAGGTCACCAAGGACATCCTTTGCTGAACTCTGTGCCTTCCAGACTGTGCCTCCTTAACCTCTCAGCTGCGGCGTTCCTCACCCCAGCCTCCCCGTCCCCCATGCCCTCCCCTTGGCACACTCTCTTTGTCATCGAGGCTTCTCACACTGGTTCCCACCTTGCTCTCACACCACTCCTTTTTGGACTCTGTAACGTGCTCATCTTCCTGGAGGCATCTGAGTGGCGCTCACCAGGACTTGGTCCCAGGCCCTCTTCCCTCAAGAATGTTATCACCATCATCGTCATAGCCACTCCATTGCTCTGATGATGCCCATGGCTCTGtctccagccccagccagcccTGAGCATCCAATTCTGATACCCCGAGACCCAGAGGCCTCCCCAGCTGGAGAGCTAAAGTCCTCCCAGGGGCCAGAGAATTGAGTGAGTGGCCAGGCTGCCATTCAAGACTGACCTTGAAGAAGAGCATTCCTGGTTCCTGCAGGGAACTGGAGGGTGAGGGTGTGGGCTGCGAGTTCTGGGCGAAGGGACGAGAGCCACCTCacccatggtgggggtggggagcaggtgagGGACTCTGAAATGGGGTCAAGAGGGCAGGGAATTCTCCCACCCTCCACTTTGTGGACTCCTATGCCTGTCCTCATGTGGCCCTGTCTCCCCTTCCCAGCCGCCTGACTCCTAGACCCTAACCCCTTTGTCCGTGCCTAGCTTCTCTTCCCTACTTCCTCTCCCACAAATTCCAGCTCAGTGATGCTCCACCTCTTTTCTCTCCAAACATCCTGGAGATTTCTCCAAGGCAGCTTCTCTGGGCTTCGACCTCTCACCTCCCAGTTCCTACTCCAAAGGAGTGAGAAAGCATGTGACTCAGtagcctggcatacagtaggtgctcagtgaagcCCCAGGGAGGACAACAGCATAGGCTGAGCTCAGCCCAGGGCTCTGCGGACCTCCTAACCAGGTGGAGCCCACCAGGCCCCGGCTCCTTTTCCTGGCGAACGGGAGTTTGCTTACCTGGCCAAAACCCCCAGCAAAGCAGAAATTCCTGTTTTCAGCCAAACATGGACACAGCTGCCAGCTAGGTCATCAGAGCCTCCGGCAAGATCCAGGGAGGGGGAAGCCCTCATTTACCCACATCTCAGCCTGAAGTGCCAGGCCACCCAGCCCAGTCAACTCAGTAAGCTGCTATGGTGCTCCGGGAGGCTCCCAGGCCTGGCGGGAAGGAGGGGAGACAGACAGCATCCCTGGATCGGTAGCTGCCTCGACTTCTCAGTCCCCTGGAGTGTCACCACTCCCCAGACCCTGGAGCCACAGTCTGCTTTCTGTGCCCCTGTCCCTCCGGCAGCTCACAAGGGCCCTGCAGTCCATCTCTCTCTGGTCACATCCAACCCTATGCTCCGAGCTGACAGTTGTTGACCACTTCCGGGTCAGCCCTGCACTGAGCCCttgatatatattattatatgtaattcTTACCATCTTTGAAGAGATTTCTATTATTATCAACCTCatcttaaagaaatggagactcaAGTTCCCACAGCCGTAAAGCACCAGAGCTGGGACTAGAACCCATGTACGTCTGGTTCCAGAGCCAGCAAGCGTAACCTTAGGGCCCCCCAattcccacaccaggctctctcccacctcctccaccTGAAATGTCTCAACTGCTCCAACCCACTTGCCATACTCCTGTTTCAACCCTGGCCTATACCACCTCTTCTGGGGAGTCTGCCCTGATTTCCCTCCACAGCCCCACACTGCTATGGGCTACAGCAGTGGGGATCTCTGCCTCACCTGCCAACAGACCAAGAGCTCCTGGAGGGGGTTCCACCCGAGTCCTTTCTGCGTCCCCAGGGCCTGTGAGCCAACACAGAAGGTGGGTTCAGAAAAGATTTCCTTCTGAATGCAAAAGTCCAGCCCTGCAGGACTTGAACCCTTGTGGGGATTAAGCTCAGCcctcagaaagagaagggggcGATGGTTCTCAGACAGATCCAGGGGACCCAGAGGACACAGAGCAGAATGCGGGACACAGGATGGGGGCTGCCTGGTGCACCAGGGCCCagtgaagaggcagaggaaataCCTTCTCTCAACATCCTCTACCTCCCTCCACTTTCTTCTTGCCTCGGGGACCCTGTCTtgtcttccccttcctttcctccttccccgactcttcacttctcctttccctccctttgccatctctcccccgccccccaccaccccagaagCAGTTGGGGCTGTGGTGGCTGAgagtgaggagaggcagaggggagggaggcgaGCTGTTTATAGGAACTGGAGCAGCTCCACGCATCAGCTCTGCTTGCAGCGGGAGACCAAGCATAATAAATACCTTGGCTCCTCCCCAGCTGTGCTTTTCCTGAACTTGGCCATTCGAACTCCACATCTCTCTGGCCTGCTGGTTCTCAGGACCCAGctcccccccatcccacccccccgcctcctcccacctcccacccagctgccctggaaAGAGCCCTGCCTCTGGGACCAGGAACACAGGGCTAAGTCTACGCTCTGCTTTGGGAGGAAGGGCAAACCCATCCACTtgtctgtgcctccatttccccatccctAAAATGGGGTCATAATCACGGCCCACCAAATGCACAGTGCTGCTCATGTTTTAGGCCCGTGTAACGTGAGCACCAGCTCTGTGCAGGACACTGCAGGGTTCCTGGGAACAGTCAGATAGGGCCTCTGCCTATCGGGCATCACAAGCAGGAAGTGGTCAGCGCCATGAGGGAGGTCCAGATTTTGTGCTCGGGAAGATTGTTTGCAGCAGGGAGCGGCCCTTCCAGCTGGACGAGTGAGAGGAGATTTCGAGGACATCTGGGCTGGCCAGACGGGAAGGGTAGGATTTCAACACGCGGAAGTGAGGAGAGGCTCTTCCAGGCAGAGTGAATGGGAGAAAGGAAACCCACACTGGACAGGGCAGAGAGGAGTCTCCCAACTTTGTCCTCTCTGGTCCTTCAGCACCATCCACCCCAACCTTCCAGCCGTCTGgaatcttctttccttccctggagAGCTTCCAACTCATGCACGTCATGGATGTGTTCCTGGAATTCTGCAGTCATGACCCAACTGCACCCCCTGACACACACCAAAAGCCATGCTAGAAAATGGTCAAGCCAGATGAGGGGAAAAGTCACTGGCCAATAGCACATGTTTCTGGAATGAATAAGGGAATAAATGCATAAAGGAATGAATGGAGTAGTGAGTCAGTGAGGAGAATAAGTGAGTAAGTGAATTACTTACTTGCAGCTGACATTTCTTAAGCCCCTGCTTCACACCACGCTAGGTGCTATGCATACAAGACCCTGACCCTCACCGTGCTTGTTGTCTGTTGGAGGAAATGGATGTTCACACTGGGGCATGCGTGCACCCACGTACCCACAGATAAACACAGAATGGCACCTGGGATGAGTCCTATCAGGGAAACAACAGGGAGGTGTAATTGAGATGGGCAACCTGAGATTTCCCCTCTGAGGACACCAGCTGTTAGCTGAACCTGAAGAAGGACTTAACATGAGAGAGTGGGTTAATAATAGTCCTTCTCTCTTGCCTTCACCCCCGTGGATTTGCCAAAATGCCCGGGAGAGTAAGAGTCACAAGCTAGACCCTGAGGCCAAATTTTATGTGCTAAAAGCAGCCCCCTACCTGGgactctctctgtcttcctctcaatGCTTTAACTGCTCTACTCTAGAATTATGGAGAAAAATATGGAAGGCCACATATATAGATTGGTAGGAGGGATCGTCAAGGGAGTGGTCCCAGGAGTCAAGCATTGTAGAGGTAGAGGGGTAGGCTGcggggtgagagggatgggggtgtggggtgtggggcgGGGCTGGCTGAGGGCAGGTAG comes from Mustela erminea isolate mMusErm1 chromosome 9, mMusErm1.Pri, whole genome shotgun sequence and encodes:
- the LRRC32 gene encoding transforming growth factor beta activator LRRC32; the encoded protein is MSHQILLLLAVLTRGVPISQQQDKAPCEMVDKEVSCQALGLLQVPSMLPRDIEALDLSGNHLRSILASPLGFYTALRQLDLSTNEISFIQTGVFQALPHLEHLNLAHNHLAAGTVLSTPGLGPLPRVTSLDLSGNSLYSGLVERLLGEAPALRALSLAQNSLTRLGRRTFWGTPALERLDLHSNVLMDIEDGAFEALPHLAHLNLSRNSLTCISDFSLQQLRVLDLSCNSIEAFQTAPDPQAEYQLAWLDLRENKLLHFPDLASLPRLLYLNVSNNLIRLPTGLAQGGEGIHAPSEGWSALPFSNPSRNASGHALSQLLNLDLSYNEIELVPEGFLEPLTSLRFLNLSRNCLRAFVGLRAGFLPCLVHLDVSHNALATLALGTRALGSLRTLLLQDNALQDLPPYTFTGLASLQRLNLQGNQVRPCGGPAGPGPLGCVAFSGLSSLRILNLVGNGMERLQAGAFLHTPLTELDLSGNPGLDVVSGALAGLEASLEVLALQGNGLAVLQVDLPFFSCLKRLNLAENRLSHLPAWTQAVSLEVLDLRNNSFSLLPGSAMGGLESSLRRLYLQGNPLSCCGNGWLAAQLHRGRVDVDVTQDLTCRFGSQEEVALSHVRPEDCEKGGLKNINLIIILTFALVSAILLTTLATCCCVRRQKFNQQYKA